Proteins encoded together in one Oryzias latipes chromosome 11, ASM223467v1 window:
- the nelfe gene encoding negative elongation factor E: MVMFPSSLTEEEEALQKKFAKLKKKKKALVALKKQQSSTSQTSQSGLKRTLSDQPVIDTATATEQAKMLIKSGAISAIKSENKNSGFKRSRMLEIKLKDPEKGPAPAFLPFQRSVSADDDQPESGKRAQRKSLYESFVSSSDRYRDDDDSGGGGLSSCRDPDRERDRERDPDRERDRDRDRDRDRDREQDRDVERERDRDRSRDRDRERDRERDRDRERERDRDGAFRRSDSYPERRGVRKGNTVYVYGSGLVEDSLRSAFSQHGNIIDLSMDNPRNCAFITFEKMESADQAVAELNSSVVGDVHIKVSIARKQPMLDAATGKSVWASLAVQNSTKGSYRDKRNQVVYSEDFL; the protein is encoded by the exons ATGGTGATGTTTCCAAGTTCGTTGACTGAGGAAGAAGAAGCTCTGCAAAAGAAATTtgcaaaactaaagaaaaag aaaaaagcaCTGGTTGCCTTAAAGAAGCAGCAGAGTTCAACCAGCCAAACCAGCCAGAGCGGCTTGAAACGAA CTTTATCGGACCAGCCTGTCATTGACactgcaacagcaacagagCAAGCAAAGATGCTCATAAAATCGGGAGCCATCAGTGCCATTAAATCTGAGAACAAAAACTCTGGATTCAAACGATCTCGGATGTTGGAAATTAAACTCAAG GACCCAGAAAAAGGACCGGCTCCTGCTTTCTTACCTTTCCAAAGGAGTGTCTCCGCAGATGATGACCAACCTGAG TCTGGAAAGAGAGCTCAGAGGAAATCCCTGTATGAAAG CTTCGTCAGTTCCAGTGACCGATACAGAGATGATGATGACAGCGGTGGCGGCGGCTTGTCTTCCTGCCGTGACCCGGACAGAGAGAGAGACCGAGAGCGTGACCCGGACAGAGAGCGGGACAGGGACAGAGACAGGGACCGGGATAGAGACAGAGAGCAAGACAGGGACGTGGAAAGGGAGAGAGACAGGGACCGAAGCAGGGACCGGGATCGAGAGCGTGACAGAGAGCGAGACAGGGACAGAGAGAGGGAGCGAGACCGAGATGGAGCCTTCAGAC GGTCTGACTCGTACCCAGAACGACGAGGGGTCCGAAAGGGTAACACAGTGTATGTCTATGGGTCTGGGCTGGTGGAGGACAGCCTGCGCTCCGCCTTCTCTCAGCATGGAAACATCATTGACCTCTCAATGGACAACCCACGCAA TTGTGCGTTCATCACATTTGAGAAGATGGAATCTGCAGACCAGGCTGTCGCTGAG ctgaacAGCAGCGTAGTCGGCGACGTCCACATCAAAGTCAGCATCGCCCGGAAGCAGCCCATGCTCGACGCCGCCACCGGCAAATCCGTGTGGGCCTCTCTGG CTGTCCAGAACAGCACCAAAGGCTCGTACAGGGACAAGAGGAACCAGGTGGTGTACAGCGAAGACTTCCTGTGA
- the skiv2l gene encoding helicase SKI2W → MDRINVPPVGPADLPLSLLELGCSGRFELITHPVPGQPLPPQSTLPHGLPPTSLNLETEVEKQFLRDPAWLPIHDTDFVFQKFLKVAQRKVDVDSLLSCSPSALPSGLSVVRDPTTGMLLDFTEVLLENTGLSAKNSLSLQRQPGPPSESLRGSNTNYPFLPGGMEELSLDEIRKKSELEEEIDFEKDLLKVPPGFKVGMDFTSKEIKIAKPEVNLMSLLSEVEDSADLQREEEEKDEEQKKEKASNVLRTNSLEDLGIKTQDVAPPSSTSKGRKEDRSKPTESPEEKKKWAIPVDITSPCDDFYKRIPNPAFKWPFELDVFQKQAILRLEAHDSVFVAAHTSAGKTVVAEYAIALSQKHMTRTIYTSPIKALSNQKFRDFKTTFKDVGLLTGDVQLSPESACLIMTTEILRSMLYNGSEVIRDLEWVIFDEVHYINDAERGVVWEEVLIMLPDHVSIILLSATVPNALEFSEWIGRIKKKHIYVISTMKRPVPLEHHLYTGNSTKTQKEMFLLVDAAGNFLTKGYYAAVDAKKERSSKHAQTFGAKNTSQNTTASQDRSVWLALLHFLSQRQQTPVVAFTFSRARCDDNARSLESMDLTTSVEKAEIHSFFQKSLSRLRGGDRQLPQILLMRDLLKRGVAVHHSGILPILKEVIEMLFSRGLVKVLFATETFAMGVNMPARTVVFDSIRKHDGTGFRNLLPGEYIQMAGRAGRRGLDATGTVIILCKAGVHEMADLHAMMMGKPTILQSQFRLTYTMILNLLRVEALRVTDMMKRSFSESHRNAQEHEKRISQLRQTLSSLPPLDPEGQLSDLLPYYHTVAELRVTNESLQKAIVESVNGLKALSVGRVLVVNNKQHLNALGVILQVSSDAVNRTFTALIICEKGNEEGKGEPDAASPHLYNTALFIPEGPCSHTVQKLKLQDISAITVKTLKVIPDRIIDNYNKRQQPRFRHEPPGQAISTATQELLRLAEANPGGLATLDPVNDLQLKSVDVVEGSMRLRLLQDSLKSFTCIHSPTFAEQFARVKERMSVQEELDRLLFLVSDQSLTLLPEYHQRIKVLQSLQYIDSGGAVQLKGRVACQISSHELLLTELLFENVMSPLAPEESAALLSCLVFTQKTQVEPHLTSTLKESIERVLSVARRIGELQRECGIPQTAEEFVGQFKFGLTEVVYCWARGMPFAEIALLTDIQEGTVVRCIQRLDEVLKEVRQAARIVGDSVLGSKMERASLAIRRDIVFTASLYTH, encoded by the exons ATGGACAGAATAA ATGTGCCCCCTGTGGGGCCCGCGGACCTGCCGCTGTCTCTGCTGGAGCTGGGATGCTCTGGCAGGTTTGAACTCATCACACATCCCGTGCCTGGGCAGCCTCTACCTCCACAGAGCACG CTTCCCCatgggcttcctcccaccagcctgaacctggAAACAGAGGTGGAGAAACAGTTCCTGCGAGACCCAGCCTGGCTTCCCATACACGACACCGACTTTGTCTTTCAGAAATTTCTCAA agtgGCTCAAAGAAAGGTGGATGTGGACTCTCTGCTCAGTTGCTCCCCGTCTGCTCTCCCGTCTGGGCTCTCCGTTGTCAGAGACCCGACCACAGGGATGCTGTTGGATTTCACAGAG GTGTTGCTGGAGAACACTGGACTCTCTGCGAAGAACTCGCTGTCCCTGCAGCGCCAGCCGGGACCCCCGTCCGAGAGCCTTCGAGGAAGCAACACCAACTACCCCTTCCTGCCCG GTGGAATGGAGGAGCTATCCCTCGACGAAATCAGGAAGAAGtctgagctggaggaggaaaTAGATTTTGAAAAAG ATTTACTGAAAGTACCTCCCGGGTTTAAAGTTGGGATGGATTTTACAAGCAAAG AGATCAAAATAGCAAAGCCAGAAGTCAACCTCATgtccctcctctctgaggtgGAAGACTCTGCTGACCTGCAGcgtgaagaagaggagaaagatgaagaacagaagaaagaaaaagcttccaATGTACTCAGAACGAACAGCCTTGAAGATTTGGGCATCAAG ACGCAGGATGTGGCTCCACCCTCCTCCACCTCTAAGGGAAGAAAAGAGGATCGATCAAAGCCGACAGAAAGtccagaagaaaagaagaaatggGCCATCCCAGTGGACATAACCTCCCCCTGTGATGATTTCTACAAACGCATCCCCAACCCAGCGTTCAAA tGGCCCTTTGAGCTGGACGTCTTCCAGAAACAGGCCATCTTGAGGCTGGAGGCGCACGACTCCGTCTTTGTGGCTGCGCACACGTCAGCGGGGAAAACCGTGGTGGCCGAGTACGCCATAGCGCTCTCGCAGAAACACATGACCAG gaccaTCTATACGTCTCCAATTAAAGCTTTGTCCAATCAGAAGTTCAGAGACTTCAAAACCACCTTCAAGGATGTTGGACTCCTGACAGGTGACGTCCAGCTGAGTCCTGAATCCGCCTGCCTCATCATGACCACTGAGATCCTCAG GTCCATGCTTTACAACGGATCGGAGGTCATCAGGGACTTGGAGTGGGTGATCTTCGATGAGGTCCACTACATCAATGATGCTGAG AGAGGAGTTGTGTGGGAGGAGGTGCTGATTATGCTTCCGGATCACGTCAGTATCATTCTTCTCAGCGCCACGGTGCCGAACGCTCTGGAGTTCAGTGAGTGGATCGG TCGCATCAAAAAGAAGCACATTTATGTGATTAGCACTATGAAGAGGCCCGTACCTCTGGAGCATCACCTGTACACCGGAAACAGCACCAAGACGCAGAAGGAGATGTTTCTGCTGGTGGACGCTGCGGGGAATTTCCTCACTAAAGG GTATTATGCAGCCGTCGATGCCAAGAAGGAGCGAAGCAGCAAACACGCCCAAACCTTTGGCGCTAAAAACACCTCTCAAAACACGACGGCCAGTCAG GATCGGTCCGTGTGGCTGGCCCTTCTCCACTTCCTGTCCCAGCGGCAGCAGACCCCTGTTGTGGCCTTCACCTTCTCCCGGGCACGGTGTGACGACAACGCCCGCTCGCTGGAGTCCATGGATCTCACCACCTCCGTCGAGAAGGCAGAGATCCACTCCTTCTTCCAGAAGAGTCTCAGTCGCCTCAGAGGAGGAGACCGCCAGCTGCCGCAG ATTTTGCTCATGAGGGACCTCCTGAAGAGAGGCGTCGCCGTCCACCACAGCGGCATCCTGCCGATCCTGAAGGAGGTCATCGAGATGCTTTTCTCACGAGGACTGGTCAAG GTGCTGTTCGCCACGGAAACGTTTGCGATGGGGGTGAACATGCCCGCCAGGACGGTGGTGTTCGACAGCATCAGGAAGCACGACGGCACCGGCTTCAGGAACCTGCTGCCAG GTGAATATATCCAGATGGCTGGCAGAGCGGGACGAAGAGGTCTGGACGCCACCGGCACTGTGATCATCCTGTGTAAGGCCGGCGTGCATGAGATGGCTGATCTGCACGCCATGATGATG GGAAAGCCGACCATTCTTCAGTCGCAGTTCAGACTGACCTACACCATGATCCTCAACCTGCTGCGGGTGGAGGCGCTCAGAGTGACCGACATGATGAAGAGAAGCTTTTCTGAGAGCCACAGAAACGCTCAG GAACACGAGAAAAGGATCAGCCAGCTGAGGCAGACCTTATCCTCCTTACCTCCTCTGGATCCGGAAGGCCAGCTGTCCGACTTGTTACCGTACTATCACACGGTGGCGGAGCTGCGGGTCACTAACGAATCCCTGCAG AAAGCCATCGTGGAGTCTGTGAACGGCCTGAAAGCGCTGTCCGTGGGTCGAGTGTTGGTGGTCAACAACAAACAGCATCTAAACGCGTTGGGGGTGATCCTGCAG GTATCCAGTGATGCCGTGAACCGCACATTCACGGCTCTCATTATATGCGAGAAAGGCAACGAGGAAGGAAAAGGAGAACCCGACGCAGCTTCCCCACACCTGTACAACACAGCTCTGTTCATCCCTGAAG GCCCCTGCAGCCACACGGTGCAgaagctgaagctgcaggacaTCTCAGCCATCACCGTAAAAACCCTGAAAGTGATTCCCGACAGGATCATAGATAACTACAACAAGAGGCAACAACCTCGATTCAG GCACGAACCTCCAGGCCAGGCCATCTCCACGGCAACGCAGGAGCTGCTACGACTGGCTGAGGCCAACCCCGGCGGCCTAGCGACCCTGGACCCGGTGAACGACCTGCAGCTGAAGAGTGTGGATGTGGTGGAGGGCAGCATGAGGCTGCGCTTGCTGCAGGACAGCCTCAAGAGTTTCACCTGCATCCACTCACCCACCTTTGCagaacag tttgCTCGGGTTAAGGAGAGGATGAGCGTCCAGGAGGAGCTGGATCGGCTGCTCTTCCTGGTGTCAGACCAGTCTCTGACTCTGCTGCCTGAGTACCACCAGAGGATCAAG GTCCTCCAGTCCCTCCAGTACATCGACAGCGGCGGCGCAGTGCAGCTGAAGGGCCGGGTCGCCTGCCAGATCAGCAGCCACGAGCTGCTGCTGACGGAGCTCCTTTTCGAGAACGTCATGAGCCCGCTGGCGCCCGAGGAGAGCGCCGCCCTGCTGTCCTGCCTGGTCTTCACTCAGAAGACCCAGGTGGAGCCGCATTTAACCAGCACCCTGAAGGAG AGCATTGAGCGGGTCCTGTCGGTGGCTCGGCGAATCGGAGAGCTGCAGCGCGAATGCGGGATCCCCCAGACGGCCGAGGAGTTCGTGGGGCAGTTCAAGTTCGGCCTGACGGAGGTGGTGTACTGCTGGGCCAGAGGCATG CCGTTTGCAGAAATCGCTCTGCTCACGGACATCCAGGAGGGCACGGTGGTCCGCTGCATCCAGCGTCTGGACGAGGTCCTGAAGGAGGTGCGGCAGGCGGCCCGCATCGTCGGAGACTCTGTCCTGGGGAGCAAAATGGAAAGGGCTTCCCTGGCCATTCGCAGGGACATCGTCTTCACAGCCTCCCTCTACACCCACTGA
- the LOC101168222 gene encoding proline-rich transmembrane protein 1: protein MSSEKHGLNDPSRQAMQPPPYLPGPQDPNIPQHPNMPVAPGTQPGYPPPPPPPGSEGYLQETQFHCGPMGPNGAPQGYTVQTQGPGGTMPHPPVGYIHTGYPLQLQPCTAYVPVYPVASGQPYMAAGGAHPGMAPGQIHPMQMPPSITLMDRRPPHDYLPIAVLTTVCCFWPTGIIAIIKAVQVRTAIARGDMVTAEIASREARNFSFISLAVGIASIVLCTILTVVVIIASQHHDDDWEP from the exons atgtcatcagaaaaacacg GGCTCAACGACCCCAGCCGTCAGGCCATGCAGCCCCCTCCATACCTACCGGGCCCGCAGGATCCCAACATCCCCCAGCACCCCAACATGCCCGTGGCGCCCGGGACCCAGCCGGGGTACCCGCCCCCACCTCCACCGCCGGGCTCTGAGGGATACCTCCAAGAAACCCAGTTTCACTGCGGCCCCATGGGGCCAAACGGGGCCCCTCAGGGCTACACCGTCCAGACCCAAGGCCCCGGAGGCACCATGCCGCACCCCCCTGTGGGATACATCCACACGGGCTAccccctgcagctgcagccctGCACAGCTTACGTACCGGTGTACCCGGTGGCATCG GGTCAGCCCTACATGGCCGCCGGAGGAGCTCACCCCGGGATGGCGCCGGGGCAGATTCACCCCATGCAAATGCCGCCCAGCATCACCCTGATGGACCGCCGGCCGCCGCACGACTACCTGCCCATCGCGGTGCTCACCACCGTCTGCTGCTTCTGGCCGACAGGCATCATTGCAATCATCAAAGCGGTGCAG GTGCGCACCGCCATAGCCAGAGGCGACATGGTGACGGCGGAAATAGCCTCCAGAGAAGCGCGCAACTTCTCCTTCATCAGCTTGGCCGTGGGCATCGCCTCCATCGTGCTGTGCACCATCCTCACCGTGGTGGTCATCATCGCCTCACAACACCACGACGACGACTGGGAGCCGTAA